The genomic DNA CAGATGCATCACGGAAGAAGCATTCCCTGGACTCTCGTTGCCGTCCCGATCATCACCCTGCTTTTGTTGCTGCTGGGGATTTCGGGAATCGGCCGTGGAGACGAACTTGCAAGTGCAGGGGTGTACGCACCTCGTCAGGTGATGTGGCTGTTCTTTGCAGCCGCTGCGATGGTTGTCAGTTTGGTTGTGCCTTTTCGTCAGCTGAAAGAGTGGGCTTATCCGGCTCTGATTTGCTCAATTGTCATGCTGATCGCGGTTTACTTCTTCCCTCCTCGCAACGGAGCCCGTCGCTGGATTCCGCTCGGGTTCATGTATTTGCAGCCGTCAGAACTTGCTAAAGTTGCTTACATTCTGGCGATTAGCCGTTACCTGATGTTCCGTGAGAATCATCGAACCGTTGCTGGATTGGTCGTTCCTTTTCTGATGACTTGCGTTCCCGTAATTCTCATCCTTCGCGAACCCGACCTAGGGACCTCACTACTGCTGTTTCCAGTGCTGTTTGCGGTGTTGTTTGCAGCGGGTGCCAGGTTTCGACATCTCGCCACAACGATCATCGCTGGGGTGTTGATCCTGCCGATGCTCTGGTCTGTCATGAGTGTTGAGCAGAAGTCTCGTGTAACAGCACTTTTCCGGCAGCGCGACTCGGGCTCACCACAAACCGGTGATGGCTATCACCTGTGGCAATCGAAGCAAATGCTTGCACTCGGAGGAAAGTGGGGGAGTTCCGTCGACGGCATGCCGCTTGATGACCCGGCTGCTTATCGGCTTCCCGCCGGGCGAACTGACTTCGTTTACTGCCTGATCGGTGAAAAGTGGGGGCTTCCGGGGACACTGGGGGTGTTGGCCCTTTTTGCAGCCTTCTGTTTATGCGGACTCCACATCGCAGCGAAGACACGTGACCCGTTCGGCCGCCTCGTTGCAACTGGAATCGTCGCCATGATCGGGACGCAGGCTCTCTTTAACATGGCGATGACAGTCGGCCTGGCACCAATCACCGGCCTCACACTGCCGCTTCTCAGCTATGGTGGTTCATCTTTAGTGACGACATGCCTGAGCATCGGCCTCCTCGCCAACATCGCCCTTCGCCCCGGCTACGACCTCGCCGGCCAACCGTTTCAGTTCGATGGAAAATGAGTCCCTGAGGAGTTGACAAGTTGAGTTTCTATGAATCGTTCCTGTAGAAGTGAGTAGAACGACAGCTCTATGAAGCACCAACGCCTGACACTGAAAAGGCAACGAGTGCAGCCGACGGATGCGACCGGTTGCAGCTGGGCATTTTTCGCGTTGTTGTTCGCGATCTTCTTTGGTCAGTTTTCAGTTTGGGTCGGAGTTCTGCTGTTGCTCGCCATCCCATTCTGCCTGATCTGGCAAGTATGGAGGTGGGTTGCTCTCTGGAAGGCTCACCAAGCTGTCTTGAAATGGTGCAAAGAGCATTATCCGGATGCTGGTGGGTCGCCCATCGTGGATTTGATGATTGCAGTCACAGAAGAGACTTCAGTGCCAATCGAGTCAATGCAGCCAACAACATCGCTCGACTCACTGAACTCTCGGCTAAAACTGTTCGATGAGGAGATCGAAGAACGATTTACTCGGCAAAACCAAGAGATCCCGGACGATTTTCTACAAGAGGGCTACGAGCTTGAAATTGGTATCGATTTCGAAACTGAACAGAGTGAAATCGAGAATGTCACGCTCGATCAAGTTCGAAACGAACTCCGCCTTAACTTGATCTTTGGGCTGCTCCATGATGCCCGAATTCTGGATCTGAATGCAGAAGATTTCGAGGGTGCAACTCTGGGACAGTTAGTTCAATTTGTGGTCACCGAGACACGACGTAAGCAGATTCGAACTTAATGTTGATGTTCAGCCTCGTGGGGGCAGTTCATAGAGTCGAGGAAGGGGACTTCGCGGGCACAAAAAGCATTGGAAATGCTCTTGCTGCATGAAAAAAGCCGAGGGGATGAATCCCCTCGGCTGAAACATATTCATGTTTGACTCATCGTGAAAAAACGTCACATCACCGAAGAAAGTAGCAGTGACTCATTTCACGAGGCGTTTGGATTATTCCTCTTCGCCATCGTAATCATCGTCGTCGTCGTCGTCACTTTCGTCTTCGCTGTCGGTGAGACCTTGCTCAGCGAGAACAGCTTTGCGAGAGAGTTTGACGCGGTTTTGGTCATCGACAGCGATCACTTTGACATCAATCGCTTCGCCAACTTTGACGACATCGGCAACAGATTTCACGAACCCGTCTGAGAGTTCGCTGATGTGCAGCAAGCCATCTTTTCCAGGTGCGATTTCAACGAAGGCTCCGAAGTCTTTGATCGAACTCACAGTTCCACTGTAAATGCGGCCGACTTTGATCTCTTCGGTAAGTGCTTCGATGTGAGCGAGTGCTCCTGAACAAACTTCTTTATTGTCGCCAGAAATTGTGATTGTTCCATCGTCGACAATATCGATTTGAGCTCCGGTGCTCTCCTGAATTGCGCGGATTGTTTTCCCGCTTGGTCCGATCACGAGGCCAATTTTTTCAGGATTGATCTTGGTCGTAACGATACGAGGTGCTGAATCAGGAAGTTCCGGACGAGGACGACGAATCGTGGAGAGCATGGTTCGCAGCAATTCCCGGCGGGCAATTTTAGCCTGCTCAAGTGTTTTGCGGATGATCTCTTCGTTGATCCCGTCGATTTTGAGGTCCAGTTGAATCCCGGTGATTCCCTTTTGCGACCCGGCCACTTTGAAGTCCATGTCGCCAAAGTGATCTTCGTCACCAATGATGTCGGTCAGCAATACGTAATCGTCGCCTTCTTTGATGACGCCGACTGAGATTCCTGCAACCGGTTGGCTGATTGGAACACCAGCTGCCATCAGTCCCAATGTCGCACTGCAAACCGATGCCATCGAGCTCGATCCATTTGATTCGAGGATGTCGGAGATGATGCGAATCGTGTATGGGAAGGCTTCTTTTTTCGGCAACACGGGAGCGACCGAACGCTCAGCCAGTGCACCGTGACCGATTTCACGACGACCCGGTCCACGAATCGGACGGCATTCGCCGACGGAGAATGACGGGAAGTTGTAGTGCAGATAGAAGCTTTGGTTGATTTCGTCAAAGAGTCCATCAACACGTTGCTCGTCACGGACGGTTCCAAGAACCACAGTTGCCAACGACTGTGTTTCACCACGTGTGAATAGTGCTGAACCGTGTACAACCGGAAGCAAGTCGACTTCACAGTCAATTTGACGCAACTCGTCTGTTCCACGACCATCGAGGCGTTTTCCCGACATGGTCAAGGAGCGGCAAACCTTCAAATCGGTTTGGTAGAAGGCTTCCTTCAGATCGGCAAGGGTGCGACCATCTTCAAGCTCTGTTTCCTCACCGGGGAAGTACTTCTCGATGGCTGCATCGCGAACAGCTTTTGTGGCTGCGGAGCGTTCGACTTTTTTGGTGTTCTGACGAGCCTCTTTGATTTTTCCGGAGAACTCTTTCTCTACAGTTGAGAGCCAGGGGTTCTCGGCTGGGGCTTCGTACTCGAAAGGCTCGATATTGGCCTTTTTGAAGAGTTCACTCTGCATTTTGCAAATTTCGATGACAGCTTCGTGCCCGAACATGAGGGCATCAACCATTTGGTCTTCAGGGATCTGGTCACCGAAGCCTTCAATCATCAAGACTGACTCTTTGCTTCCCGCCATAACGAGATCGAGGTCAGACTCTTTCATTTGCTCCACAGTCGGGAACAGGATGAATTCGTCGTCAATCATCCCGACGCGAACACCTGCAATTGGTCCCTGGAATGGAAGGGGAGCGACGCCCAAAGCTGCGGAACCACCAGTGATGGCCCACACATCGGGGTCATTTTCTCCGTCGCAAGACATCACGTTGATCATGACCTGCACTTCATCGCGAAATGTCTTCGGGAAGAGTGGGCGTAATGGACGGTCGGTCAATCGGCAGGTGAGAATTTCACGTTGTGTTGGTCGGCCTTCGCGCTTGAGGAATCCTCCAGGGAATTTTCCGGCAGCTGCAAATCTTTCGCGATAATCAATCGTTAAAGGGAAGAAGTCTGTCCCTGGTCGAGATGGCCCTGTTTGTGATGCGATGAAGAGAGAGGTGTCGCCATATTGAAGAAGAATCGAGCCGCTTGCCTGCTTAGCAAGCTGGCCGGTGGTCAACGTCAGTGTTCGGCCGGCAATTTCTTTTGAAACCTGAACTTTTTTACTCACAATATTTTCCTACTAGTGCGGATTTGTGAATGGTGTAGCACGCAGAACTTTAAGAAACGCTGCGTAATCAAAAACCGCGGGTGCAAAATGAATTAGCAAAATGCTAAAAACAACAAAAACAATACAGAAATTACGATAGATTTCTTTGAGAAATGCAGATCGTGCTTCTCGAACAGGGGAGCATTACGGGCTGACTTAAAGCGAACGTTGCCAAAATATTCTGCCCACTGATTCCGGGCTTATTCCCGGTTGGACCTGAAGTGACACGACTCTCAAAGTCTTTCACTGACTCACTCACCTGCTCATCATACGTCGCTCAAGCCAACTCAGCCTTGAATGTGAAAACCGGAGTCTTTCCCCCGCTTTTCTTGCCCGCGAGGATCGTTTTCACGATTTTGTTGACTCTTCGCGACGAGGCGAAAAGCCAAAACAAGTGCTGGAACTGCTTTAGACGCTTCTCGAAAGTGATGATCGTTGAATTCGGAGAATCGAAAAAAGCCCTGCCACGAAAATCGTGTCAAGGCTCATCGGTTGCTCAAGCAATCAGATGGTTCAACATCTGGTACACAAACTTCTTGTCCGAATTGCAGACCATAAAAATCCCTTACCAGTAGACATCCCGAGGTCAACAACGACCTGACTCGGACACGTCTTGAACCGGGGCTACTTACGGATTCCCAATCGGGTGATCAGGTCAACATAACGACCTGGGTCTCTTTTCTTGACATAATCCAGAAGACGACGACGACGGCTAACCATCATCAACAGACCTTTTCGGCCTGCATGATCCTTGTTGTGCTCTCGCAAGTGCTCAGTCAACGCATTGATACGATGAGTAAGCACAGCAATCTGCACATCCGGAGAACCAGTATCGGTACTGGAGTTCTGGAACTCGCTGACCAGTTCGGTTTTACGTTCTTTCGTAATTGACATTCCACTCGGCTCCTACGCCGCTTTTGCCACCGGTGTGGCAAACTCTCTATTGAAATAACTGTTTTTCAAACAAGTTGGGGACTTTATCAGCTTTTGAGACCAAATCAAGAGTCCCGGCAAATGCTCTCGGTCAAAAAATTAGGTTGAATCAATTTGATGTCACAGAAACTTGGGATTTCAAAGAACGTTTTCCGGTTGAGAGTGGTAATTATTCATAGAGGATGGTCCACCTGTATAGGGGCGTCCACTCATTGGCGAAGATTTGATTGAATACCGATCGATTTTCACCTATGATATCAAGCTCGGGGTGAATGACCTCATATTCTGTACTCTTTTGAGAAATAAGGGGTTTCGACGATGTCGAAAGCAATGCGAGATATGCCTGCCTGGGGTATCAGCCTGGTGATCAATCTGTCGATCCTTGCTGCCTTCAATTATATCGTCCTGGAGTCTCAGAAAGACCTTGACAGTACCACGATTACGAGTGTGGTCGACGACAAATTGCAGGAAGAAGAGTTGCGGTTCAACGAAACTGCGATGGATCAAGTCGGAACCGACGGAACTGGCGTCAGCATGTCGCCATCGCTGCAGGTTGCTACTGCTGTTGCAGATAAGGCAGAGTCCCGTGAAGAGGAATTTGACGAGGTCTTCAATCCAGAACTTCGCGATTTTGCCAGCGAATCCATTGATCACACATCCGAAGACCTTGCTCAAGAGTTTGACAACAAAGGGACCAGTGACAAAGTCGAAGGTGGTGTCGAAGGGGCCTTGGATCGTGCAGCTTATGAGATTCGCAACTCTTTGCGGTCTCGCAAAACAATGGTGATCTGGCTGTTCGATGCTTCTGGTTCTCTCGATGAACGCCGGGAAGCGGTCGCCAATCGCTTTGATAACATCTACAAGCAGGTTGGTGAAACGGGCGACACGGATTCTCTCTACACGGTCATCGCTTCTTTCGGTGCAAAGGCAAATCTTCACACGCCAGAGCCGCTTCAAGACCCTGCTAAATTGAGTGAGATTGTCCGCAAGGAAATCAAGAAGGATGAGTCCGGCAAAGAAATGGTCTTTTCGGCCGCGAAGTTGACTCTGGAAAAATTCCAGAACTGGCATCGCAGTAAAGGCCCCTGGAACAAGCTCGTTTTCATCATTACGGATGAAAAAGGAGACGATGCGGACCAATACCTCGAAAACGTCATTACACTTGGTAAACGGACAAACACACGATTTTTTACCATCGGAAATGCAGCCATCTTCGGTCAGCTGAAAGGCTACGTGGAGTACACATATGAAGATGGTTATGTTGACTACTTGCCTGTGGATCAGGGACCAGAAAGTGCGTTCCCTGACGCCGTTCAACTCCCATTCATTGGAAGTGGGCAAGACTGGAAGCTGAAGCAGATGTCTTCGAGTTACGGACCATATGCCTTGACTCGCCTCTGTGCTGAAACCGGTGGAATGTACTTAATCACCGAAGAGACACGCGGATACAACTTCGACCGGGCAGTCATGAGAAGGTATGCTCCTGATTATCGTCCTGTTCGCGTTATCAAGCAAGAAATCGCCAAGAATGGAGCGAAGCGGGCTTTAGTGAATGTCGCAGAGATGACATACCGCTCAAGCTCGCCGATTCCGGAACTGACGTTCCGTGGCTACAACGACAACATTCTCCGTACTGATATCACAGAAGCTCAAAAACCAGTCGCAGAAATCGATTATGAATTAAAACGTCTCTACGATGGTTTGAGTACTGGGACTAAAGATCGAGACTCATTACGGGAACCTCGTTGGCAGGCTGCTTTTGACCTTGCCATGGGACGTATTCTGGCGATGCGCGTTCGGTACTTTGGTTACAACACGATGCTGGCGAACATGCGTGTGACACCGAAGTCGTTTTCAAGTGAGAAAAACAACATGTGGCGACTTGTTCCTTCAGATGAAATTCTGACAGGACCGGAAATGCGAAAAGCTGCTGCCTCCGCTAAGGAATACCTCAAGCGAGTCATTGACGATCATCCCGGAACTCCTTGGGCGATGCTCGCTACAAGAGAACTTGAAATGGATTTAGGTTGGTCGTGGGAGGAATACAGCGAAGCAATCCCCGGTTCGAATGGAATGCTCCGTGCAAATCAGGAAGAAGTCGCCCGGCTTCTCCTCGCCGATGAAGAACGCCGAGAAGTTGCTCGGCAAAAAGCTGCCAAACCACGTGCAAGACCGAAGCTGTAAAACCGGCTGAGTTCTCGCTCTGAAGGTTCACCCTCTTACCTTAATCTCTCAGCTGCCGTACAATCTGGAGAGGACTTCTGCATGGAAGCGTGTCCTGTCATTCGTTTTCGATAAAAGCTATCGTTTGGGCTACATAAAAGTTGGATTTATATTTCAATCGATTTGAGACATGACATGCTCGGAAAAAGTGCTCCCCCAATTATTATTTCCATCGTTGTCCATGCAGCACTGCTTGGCGCGATGGCATTTTATAAGCTTCAACTCAACGACGAATCCGATGTCGTCGCTGTTGAAACTGTTATTGCGGATGAGCGTGATCAGCAGGAGTTTGAGCAAGAGCTGACAACGGACATGAATGTCTCTGAGAATCTGTCTGTGCAATCCGGCGGGATGGTCACAACGAATCTTGGCTCAGCTGCCGCTTCACCAGTCGCCCAGACGAAAATTGAAGCCTCTGAGGCCCTGAAGGACCCAGAGATCAACGTCACTACGATTGCTGATATCTCACTTCCTGGTCTAGGCGAAATTGCAGTCGATTTGGGGGAAGGCGAAGTCTCCGGGGAAGTCGGAGCACGCGTTGAAGGATACGGGGCAGCGATGCACCGGATCACTCTTGAATTGACTCGCATGATGAAAAAGCAGCCTGTCATGGCCGTCTGGCTTTTCGATGCATCAAGCAGCCTTGCCGATGATCGTGAAGAGATTCAGAACAACTTCGATAAAATTTACGAAGAGCTCGACATCGCCAAAAAGCAGGCCACTTCGGGCAAGCAGCGTTACGCTGCACTCGAAACAATGATTGCCAGTTTTGGAGAGAAAACTTATCCGCACCTGAAGAAGCCGACCGGCGATCTTGATGATATTCGTAAAGCGATTGGCGAAATCAAAGAAGACCCAACCGGAAAAGAAAACATGTATACCGCGATTGCGGGTGCAATCGACCAATACTCCGTCGGGGCCAAACGATCGGATCGTAAGCTCGCCATCATTGTTGTCACAGATGAAACGGGTGACGACGAAGCCATGCTCGAAGAGGTCATTGCGAAAGCGGAGCGTGCTGGCTCCCCAGTCTACTTCCTCAGCCGTGAAGCAATCTTTGGCTATCCCTATTCACAGATTCGCTGGGTCGACGAAGAAACGAAACTTCCATTCTGGATTCGAGTCGATCGTGGACCTGAAACCGCCTTCCCGGAATGTTTGCAGTATGATGGATTCCATCGTCGTTGGGATTCT from Thalassoglobus polymorphus includes the following:
- a CDS encoding FtsW/RodA/SpoVE family cell cycle protein, with translation MHHGRSIPWTLVAVPIITLLLLLLGISGIGRGDELASAGVYAPRQVMWLFFAAAAMVVSLVVPFRQLKEWAYPALICSIVMLIAVYFFPPRNGARRWIPLGFMYLQPSELAKVAYILAISRYLMFRENHRTVAGLVVPFLMTCVPVILILREPDLGTSLLLFPVLFAVLFAAGARFRHLATTIIAGVLILPMLWSVMSVEQKSRVTALFRQRDSGSPQTGDGYHLWQSKQMLALGGKWGSSVDGMPLDDPAAYRLPAGRTDFVYCLIGEKWGLPGTLGVLALFAAFCLCGLHIAAKTRDPFGRLVATGIVAMIGTQALFNMAMTVGLAPITGLTLPLLSYGGSSLVTTCLSIGLLANIALRPGYDLAGQPFQFDGK
- a CDS encoding polyribonucleotide nucleotidyltransferase: MSKKVQVSKEIAGRTLTLTTGQLAKQASGSILLQYGDTSLFIASQTGPSRPGTDFFPLTIDYRERFAAAGKFPGGFLKREGRPTQREILTCRLTDRPLRPLFPKTFRDEVQVMINVMSCDGENDPDVWAITGGSAALGVAPLPFQGPIAGVRVGMIDDEFILFPTVEQMKESDLDLVMAGSKESVLMIEGFGDQIPEDQMVDALMFGHEAVIEICKMQSELFKKANIEPFEYEAPAENPWLSTVEKEFSGKIKEARQNTKKVERSAATKAVRDAAIEKYFPGEETELEDGRTLADLKEAFYQTDLKVCRSLTMSGKRLDGRGTDELRQIDCEVDLLPVVHGSALFTRGETQSLATVVLGTVRDEQRVDGLFDEINQSFYLHYNFPSFSVGECRPIRGPGRREIGHGALAERSVAPVLPKKEAFPYTIRIISDILESNGSSSMASVCSATLGLMAAGVPISQPVAGISVGVIKEGDDYVLLTDIIGDEDHFGDMDFKVAGSQKGITGIQLDLKIDGINEEIIRKTLEQAKIARRELLRTMLSTIRRPRPELPDSAPRIVTTKINPEKIGLVIGPSGKTIRAIQESTGAQIDIVDDGTITISGDNKEVCSGALAHIEALTEEIKVGRIYSGTVSSIKDFGAFVEIAPGKDGLLHISELSDGFVKSVADVVKVGEAIDVKVIAVDDQNRVKLSRKAVLAEQGLTDSEDESDDDDDDDYDGEEE
- a CDS encoding vWA domain-containing protein, whose translation is MSKAMRDMPAWGISLVINLSILAAFNYIVLESQKDLDSTTITSVVDDKLQEEELRFNETAMDQVGTDGTGVSMSPSLQVATAVADKAESREEEFDEVFNPELRDFASESIDHTSEDLAQEFDNKGTSDKVEGGVEGALDRAAYEIRNSLRSRKTMVIWLFDASGSLDERREAVANRFDNIYKQVGETGDTDSLYTVIASFGAKANLHTPEPLQDPAKLSEIVRKEIKKDESGKEMVFSAAKLTLEKFQNWHRSKGPWNKLVFIITDEKGDDADQYLENVITLGKRTNTRFFTIGNAAIFGQLKGYVEYTYEDGYVDYLPVDQGPESAFPDAVQLPFIGSGQDWKLKQMSSSYGPYALTRLCAETGGMYLITEETRGYNFDRAVMRRYAPDYRPVRVIKQEIAKNGAKRALVNVAEMTYRSSSPIPELTFRGYNDNILRTDITEAQKPVAEIDYELKRLYDGLSTGTKDRDSLREPRWQAAFDLAMGRILAMRVRYFGYNTMLANMRVTPKSFSSEKNNMWRLVPSDEILTGPEMRKAAASAKEYLKRVIDDHPGTPWAMLATRELEMDLGWSWEEYSEAIPGSNGMLRANQEEVARLLLADEERREVARQKAAKPRARPKL
- the rpsO gene encoding 30S ribosomal protein S15 translates to MSITKERKTELVSEFQNSSTDTGSPDVQIAVLTHRINALTEHLREHNKDHAGRKGLLMMVSRRRRLLDYVKKRDPGRYVDLITRLGIRK
- a CDS encoding vWA domain-containing protein, yielding MLGKSAPPIIISIVVHAALLGAMAFYKLQLNDESDVVAVETVIADERDQQEFEQELTTDMNVSENLSVQSGGMVTTNLGSAAASPVAQTKIEASEALKDPEINVTTIADISLPGLGEIAVDLGEGEVSGEVGARVEGYGAAMHRITLELTRMMKKQPVMAVWLFDASSSLADDREEIQNNFDKIYEELDIAKKQATSGKQRYAALETMIASFGEKTYPHLKKPTGDLDDIRKAIGEIKEDPTGKENMYTAIAGAIDQYSVGAKRSDRKLAIIVVTDETGDDEAMLEEVIAKAERAGSPVYFLSREAIFGYPYSQIRWVDEETKLPFWIRVDRGPETAFPECLQYDGFHRRWDSASSGFGPYGQVRLAKKSGGIFFLLNSEEKNMTGALAQTQRKFDDLAMKEYEPLLLSRRDYEASRNKSEFRKTIWQVIVALNPHSGYDPQLNIRHEHYPMDIAEFKAEGKLQFDKVVRAMNKVQEGVNRLEKVQSLRDEEREPRWRAAYDLAYAQLLCYRVRQFQYLLALDKHVKENPKPKDPKHNEWYKAYTRDMLPPDEQQVKATKVDMEELEKQKALAFKMYDRVIKEHPGTPWAQRAQAEKSWGFGVKFVSRFWSPRYDDPKVQARVPKF